Below is a genomic region from Fusarium oxysporum Fo47 chromosome XI, complete sequence.
TCGCCACCTGTGCCCGTATTAAGTCATTTCATTACTTCACCGGCTTGAGGGGGCACAACGGTGACCATCTGAACAGAATAGGAGTGGCTGACGCGCAGAAACATCTATCTGATTGGATCTCGGATCATATTCATGCCGAACAATCATTGAAACAGCTCCAGACCCTAGGCCTGGATGGCCCATCGGGTTGACTACTCCAAGGTTCTCTTCAATACCTTTCCTCCAACTTGACATCTCTACAGCTCTGTTGGCAAAGCTTCTTGGAATTCAGTCGCACTCCACTCTTTGATATCTTAACAGTGCCGGAAGCTCAAAGTTCTTGTCGTCTAATACAGACTTGTCATCACTGACGATCTGGAGAAAGCCTGCCGAGAATGGGCAAGCACACTGAAAACACGAAGTTGACTTAGTAGGAGAGATCAGGGATTGAATCTCGCAACTTATACCCTCTCATTCTATATACCTCTATTGCTATGTATCTATAATATGATATAAAAAAGACAAGAAATGAAACAGGCTACAAGCCAATGTCGACTCGGCTGTAATGTTATAGAGAAGGACTCCAAGACCTGTGCATGATCCTTTAGCCTTCCTTTAAGCTTCTTTCGATCAACATCCTGCACAGCGACATTATCCTCGATGGCCAAAACAGCCGCTGCTCCCGCACTCTGCCCCATGATCATATAGACAGGCTCCATACGGATTGCAGACAGAGCAATATGCGTGGCGCTCATTGTAACAGGGTTGACAAAGTTGGTGGCGTCCTCCTTTCTGGGAACGATAGACCCATAAGGGACGCTGAAAGGCCCGGGATTGGGAACGTGAATGAGACCTTCGTCATGTATGCGGTCGTTGATAACGACACGTTCTACTTGATGAACATCGAGCGTATAGTACCCGACTGCAACGACAGTGTCGTTGTCATACGGCTTGGGATGCTGAATGTCGGCTTGTGTCATTGTATACACGCCATCCATCCGTCGAGCCTCGCGAATGTATATCTCATATGGCCAGTTGCCATTGTCAGTCCACTCATCCTTCGCGTAGCCCCAAGCACTTGTGTTCTCACGAACAAAGTCCGGGACATCTTTGTGGTTCGCCAATGTCCAGAGAAGTCCTTGCGCCCAGATCTTGTGCCTTTTCGCAGTAGCCTCCCGCTCCTCGTACGAATACTCAGCATAATTGGACGTCTTGTTGTAACTTCCACCTATCAGATCGGTACTGATTTGACCTGCTGCATTGGTGTCGGTTTTAAGATTCGGCATAAGTTGTGTCGTGAAGAACGGCCCTAGGTAGCCAGTCTTGATGTATCGGATCAAGATCTTGTAGTGAGATTCATTGTAGCCATCTGGTTTGAAAAATTCCACCTTGTTGTCATCCTCTGTCGTTAAAGATAATCGGTAGTTGAAGgcttgaagacgatgatctTTCTTGCCACGCGACTCTTCAGCTGCGAACTTGGTGATCACGCGACCAACCCCGGGGAGCAGACCGCTGTCAGGGTCATCAGGGTCGTTGTACGGGTCAATAGCAGCAAGTCGCCTCGGCTCGTTAAAGTGAATACCTGCTGCAGACTCGTCAAACTCCTGCTTGTCTTCGCGTCCTACGCGATATGAGATGCCTGCTGTTTCCATGAGGTCACCCTCATAGCCGGCATCAATGAACATCTTTCCTGAGAAAGTTGACCCGGACCGCGTTTGGAAGGATTTGATGACGGTTCCATCCTTCTTCACGCCGCTGCTAGTACGAAGGATGGACTCGTTCCGAAAGACAGGAATTCCCTCATCCTTGATCCATTTCTCCAAGATCTCCTCTGCTACTTTGGGCTCAAATGTCCATTGAACCTTGTCGCCGATGGCTGGTCCAGGCTGCGCCTCAATATGCTTTGCGAGATAGTCATCTCGTGTTTCACGAGTCCATGCGTCGTCGTTGTCGTAATATTCGTACACTTTGCCGTAAAACTCCCTGGCAATTCCACCAATAGTGTTTCCATCCTTTGAGTCCGTCCAGCCCAATCCCGAAGTAGTAAGACCGCCGATTCGTGATGTCGGAAAGACTAAAGTGGCGGTTCTGTTCATACGAACCGTTTGAATGGCAGCTGCCAGCGCGGCAACTGTGTTGCCATAGATGATCACGTCAGATTCGTGAGAAGTCGCTGATAAGACGCCAACAGTGAAAGAAGCAATGATATAAAGACAGACGATATGTACAGACGCCATACTTGCAAGAGTGACCTGGCTGCTTTACGCAGCTCAGGCAGAATCGTCAAAACACGTAATAAGGAGTGAGTAAACTAGCAAACAAAATTGCGAAAATTTGGCGCTGGGAAACGGCGCGCATTTTGACTTCGGGATGATGCATTTGCTGACGTGCTTCTTATTTTACTTAAGTGGGGCGGAAAACCGCGGACGGCGATTCCTTAATTAAGGAGCGAGGATCACAATCTACCAATCGGCTGAGTCCGATCAGCACAGTGTTCCACTGATTGGCTCTCCAATCTCTCTCCAATCTCACACCGGCTGTCTGCCAAGATAAGGCTGTCGTTATCTATTCCAATCCTACCCAAGCAGTCGGCAGCTGTGATAAGGCATAAGGCTAATTTGGGAAGGTGGATAATCTATGCCACTATTACCCTGAAGTCACCATTGATCTTTATGTTCCAACGTCATTTTTGAGTGCTAAGATGTCACGATGTCCATATCGTGAGCTCATAATTGCCCTCTCGTTCCGTACTATTATCTTGGCGATGAGAAAATCGATAACAAATCTGTAGACAGATCGggccaagatcatcaacctcatcgtACGCCCTGTAAAGAAAGAGAGCAACAAGCTCCGAACCATCTATAAACTAGAATTCGTTTAAGCATATTACCTAATAGTCATGTAGAAAGACTGATAGCACATATTATAATCATTAATTATAGCGGACCTGTgactgagagcttatatTCACTATAAGGATATAGAACTTGGCAAGAAGCAAATAGCATGTCTAAACACTATGGGAACAAACTTGTAATCAAGACATTTTCGCCCGGTGTTTCTCTTGGGTATCAGGAAGTCTACGTATGTCGACGCGACTATCACCGTCAAGCACCGCAATGCAACTGAATTGGGTGTTGTGCAAATGTGCGAGGGAAGGATGGATCACGATGAAGTTAAGCTGCTGAAACTTGGCAGGGTGATGGTAGACTCTTTCATCCTCTGGCCATAAGATAGAGTGAAGCCACGCATAAAACATGTCCAGGCAAACGCTAGCAATAATAAATCTTTTCTGTTTTATCATAGAACGCAAAAGAAAGGGTCTTGCTGAAAACAGCCAACAAAAAGAACGGCAGACTATCATATCATGTAAATGCCAACATGTGTATCCTAAGCGGCATCATGTCCAGATCCCTTCCTCAATCAAATCGAGTTCACAACCCTAGCTCTCCATGGTTGGCGTAAGTGCAGTCACGGGAGGAACCTCAACATAGGGAATAGAAATAGGCGACATTCACATGATGATGTTTCAGTACATGGATATAGAATAGAATATATAATCTTATGCTAATGAAAAAAAGAGATCCATGGGACTATGAAGTAGGAAAACCGTTCCGGGTTGTTATTCGGTCGGATAAAAACCTAGATTCTATAATAACTCGGCAGCCCCCTTACGATCCGGTTACCAAGCCATTCCAATAACCGAACTTGATGGATCCTCTCTTACTGAATAAACAGTTAATTGATGTTGCACACGAGGAAACTCGTCTGTTGAACTTACGTTgtcaccaacaccaccacgGCATTTTTCAATGGCGTTGCAGCCCCGGTTATAGGGGTTGGCTTCAGCACCAGGGCGGCAGTTTGCGGCCGACGCGCCCTTGACTGAGTAAGGAATATGGTCGCGGTTGAGGGCTCCATATGAGATCTCACCGCTCTGAGGCTTGGCTGCAGGAGCTGCAGAAGCGAGAGTGATGAGGGATAATGTAATGATAGAGAACTTCATACTGACTGAATAAGGTTGATAGGTGAAGGAGTGTTGTCTTCTTGCAATatgaagaggctgctgagtgaaagagaaaagaatgGCTTTTCATCTCTCGTCAAGAGATGAATGCGGGATATATATACTGAAAATTTTGCTCACAAAGACAGGAAAATACCGGCAGATGAAAGAACTTGGTCCATCTTTACGAGGACTCACAAACCTTGATGCTTGAAAGTTCTGGCTAAGAGGATCATGAGATTCAAATGGGCACTACGCTCGTAGTACAATTTCGACCAACACCTAGGAGGGTTGGAAGCCTTAGCTCCAGTGGCCTAATCAAGGTACGGCTTGTAGAGTCCCCTTTCATATACCACgttgaggagatgagagCAGGCTAAGATATATGGGACTCGATCGAGCTCAGAGACAACTGCGTTCGTTGGTATAGTTTATCACACCTATCACTTCGAGGGTTTTATATCTTCTATCGCCACTTCACACAGTACGTAGTCGAATGATGTTTAGACTGGAAGTCTACTGAGCTTCTTTGATGGCAATGAGTATATGGGACTATGTCCCATAAAAGCCTGTTGCCCTACAAAGTGGAGGGTTCCCTTATTCTTTCAACCCCCAGGAGGCTCTGTTGACTTACACCCAATGTTGCATAATCGGGCCGTTATTTTAGTCGCTTGACTACGATGACCCTTGGTAACTGATCTTAATGGAGgctgtggctgttgatgtATGGAAACTTTAACCAAGCTCGTAATGGACCCCTACTAGGTCTCGAACATCTCATAACCGGGAACCTGGGAAGAAGCAAAACACTAGGGTCCCGCGGGACCTTTGCAAATTCAACGACTAGTAATACGTCTGGGGAATACTGTCCGCCCTATGAAGCCCAACTGCCGAGAAACGCTCGAATGGGGCGATATTACGACATCACACGGAAAGTCCATGGAGTATCATGCCCGCTCCAAGGTCCATACATCAATAACATATGTAGAAGACTGAAATTGCTGACAAAAGGTGATACAGAAACTCCTTCTAGAAGCCCGATAGAATGAATTTCTGACTGGGACCAGGTAACATGAAGTTATGTCTAAGGGTCCTGGCAGGTTACCAGCTAGTCAAGCCTTACAGACCGAAGTGGAACCCCTTTGAGGTGATATGTGCCATCAGCCACAAATATGCATAACGAAGAAGCATCAAGTACGGAACTCGGCACAGTAGTATCCCCAAGGCCTTGGGACCCTGGACGTGAGCCTCTCATCTCATAAGAGAGGATGATGTTCGTGCGGCTAGTCCAGGGAGCATTGCCCATTTCAGGCCACTACGCTATGCCATTTTAGAGACACCGCTAATCCTCTACCAATTACACTAAAGTGATAGACATGATAAAGATTGACCATAAACCTAGTCGTGAGTTCGTTCGCTCTCAATACTTTGGGCATGAAAAAGTAAAAGGACATCTTCCAATCTTCagacaagaaagaaaaatcATGGATCAACAAGAGGGGTTCAAGGAGTGAGTATCGAAGTACTGGAGCATCTGTCATTCTGAGTGTCACCTATCATGACAATCAGTAGTATGACAAGCAACtaaccaacagcaacatgAAACCACGCCATTTTACGAGGCACGGCGCATAATTAAGCTTCAGCTCCTAAGCGACTTCAACTCTAATTGACTCATCCGCGCCATCCAAACCGTGGCTTTGGGCTATGAGGATACCGAAGGTGCCCCGGAGTGCGGCTGACTTGTGGGGTAACCGAGCGGCATCCCGGGGTTGATTTCGGAGGTCCACCCACCTATCCGACAGACTACAACCAGAATAGTCTGGTGCAGGAAACGGTCTCGTTTAGAAAAGCATTATCCTCGTCAACGTCAGCAAAACGACTACGGTAAAGGCTTCGGTAAGGGTTATATCATGACCGGAGCCAACTATTGGGTAGCTTATCATGACCCCAAAGATGGGTCTTTATCTTCTACAGTCTATACGCGAAATTAGGGTTTGTCCAACTGTCAACATTGCTGATCTTCAGAAGTTTCGGGATTTCTGGAAACTGGCTCCAACCGACGGCTTCCTGAAACTCGTTTGTCCTGGCCTCTCATGGCTAACGTCGCCCCAATGTTTGAAAGTAAAATG
It encodes:
- a CDS encoding rapid alkalinization factor-domain-containing protein, producing MKFSIITLSLITLASAAPAAKPQSGEISYGALNRDHIPYSVKGASAANCRPGAEANPYNRGCNAIEKCRGGVGDNRGSIKFGYWNGLVTGS
- a CDS encoding FAD dependent oxidoreductase-domain-containing protein → MASVHIVCLYIIASFTVGVLSATSHESDVIIYGNTVAALAAAIQTVRMNRTATLVFPTSRIGGLTTSGLGWTDSKDGNTIGGIAREFYGKVYEYYDNDDAWTRETRDDYLAKHIEAQPGPAIGDKVQWTFEPKVAEEILEKWIKDEGIPVFRNESILRTSSGVKKDGTVIKSFQTRSGSTFSGKMFIDAGYEGDLMETAGISYRVGREDKQEFDESAAGIHFNEPRRLAAIDPYNDPDDPDSGLLPGVGRVITKFAAEESRGKKDHRLQAFNYRLSLTTEDDNKVEFFKPDGYNESHYKILIRYIKTGYLGPFFTTQLMPNLKTDTNAAGQISTDLIGGSYNKTSNYAEYSYEEREATAKRHKIWAQGLLWTLANHKDVPDFVRENTSAWGYAKDEWTDNGNWPYEIYIREARRMDGVYTMTQADIQHPKPYDNDTVVAVGYYTLDVHQVERVVINDRIHDEGLIHVPNPGPFSVPYGSIVPRKEDATNFVNPVTMSATHIALSAIRMEPVYMIMGQSAGAAAVLAIEDNVAVQDVDRKKLKGRLKDHAQVLESFSITLQPSRHWLVACFISCLFYIIL